The genome window AAATAAAAGATGCCAAACTTGCAGGCCTGCAGCAGCACCTATCACCCACTGCAAACATCTGGCAACATGGAGGAGGAGCCAAATATATACAAGGGACCTGGAAAACATTTAGCCCCAAACCTAAATCACTTCAAATGAATAAACAGGTTCCTCATTGATTTCTTGATGTGTAAATGAACTAGTTTTCGCTCCCGTTGCAAGGTGACAACTTATCATCCTAAAGAAGTATCTGTCATCTGTTCACATACAAAAGATAAGATGCATGAATGTTTGTTTGCATTATGTTAAAGCAGCATTAAATGATTTTCTTGACCTATTGGAGCATATAGCACAAGCTGGAAGCAGTTCTGACACATTATCATTTTTTTAAGTTCGCAGCATGAACATGTTAACAAATACTCAGGAGAAACATATTATGCAGTAGAGTTGTGTTTAATTAGTTCAAAATGTAGTTTTGTTAAGATCTGACAATATTAGCTTCCATTCACTTACATCCCGTTGCTGCAGTTTTGTTCAGATTCCATTCGGTTTGAGCTGTGCTGATAATATGAGCGTCATTAAAGTTGAAGATCCTCTGggtatttttgttttatgacAGCTGACAGTTCTTGAATAACTGAACATATTGTTCATGAAACACTTGAGCTGCAGGTGTTACACAACTTTAAGGGCCATTGTCGAGGAGTTTCCTTTTTATTACATCTTGTTGTCTTCAACCTTCAGTCGGACCCTGTGTGAGGTTACTCCTGTTCACTGCTGTTTCTATATAACTGCTCAGATGTACTGACATTTGTCCACTTGGCTCCACAAACCATGTTCAGGAAAATATCCCCCCTTAATTGCAACACTATCATGCATTCAGTTATATTTAGAGACAATATCTACACTAAAAGTAGCATTCCACTCCTATCAGTACTACAACAAGTACTAAGTTTAGCTACAATTGCTATAACCACTACTACTTGCCTTTTCCTATCAATGATGATGGTACTCCTTCTGTAGGAGGAAAGTGGGTTAATACTAGAGCTACTACCAGTACAAGTACAATTATACTTTATTAGTTTAACAAATTGTTGCAAtaatttttcacaggactctataGGGTCTGTAGAGCTAATCAAATGtgcttgattaactgatcaagGTCAGATGGTGCAATGCTTAATGGtcaaactgcaaaaaacccaagagctacacCTCAAACCTTACAGGTCATGTTAACGTTCATAATATTACAAATTaacaaatattaaacaaatacatcTTGTTTAAATGTATTACCAATCTGCAGTTTGCAAAGGTTCTGGAACAATATCTTTTGGATCAAAGTGGACAGGTTTGGACATAATGCACAGCCACAAAAATAATAGCATATTAGCGTATCACCACCAGCATCTGTCAGTAGGGTGGCGAAAAGGTGAAGATTGGGGCAAGATCTGTAGCCATACTACATAGAAATCATAGCCCCTTGTGGTCATTGAGTCAACCATGAAGTATTGCAGAAAATCAAATCTGAGaccatctgtccaacagctaatGTTTAGTTAGGACAACAATCTGAAGAAgaccagcaaatctacaacagaatgctGTGTCTGGACCTTAAAAGAGCCGTGCAGAAATGAATGCCCACTAACTTCAGAATTCAGTGGTGTGAGAGACTGCTAAAGTCATGAAGAAAATTATTACTTCTAATCATTGGTGCTAAAGGTGGTTTTACAAGCTTTAGACTCATAAGCTGTTACTAATTATTCACAGGATTAGACTCCTATGAGACTGCACACTTATACAAGCTGAACCTGTGTACACTGCAAACAATCCAAGCCAGTCTTATTGTCACTGTTATTAAGCTTGTCCCTGTACTGTGACCAAGCTATATCATTGCCTACCAACTGTTACCTTTTTGAACTGTAGCACAGTTACTGTAGAGCCTTCTGGTGCTTTTTGTTAGTCAGTCTAATACAGATGCAGACATTTCAGAGATGTTGTTTTTCTACTTCAAGCTAAAATTTTGTTATAATTCATAGATTATattaaattaaagtaaaaatgcAATATTTTTCTCCAAATCTCACTCCTGGCTGGCAATGAGGATAATGAGACCTGTTGTACAAAGTTGTCCTATGTGCCATTGGGTCGTTTTAACATCATTCATTTTGGATTCAGAATAATCAAGCTGAGTGAAACTCTACTTTCTGTCAGTGTGTAACTACATGAGATGTCTTTAAATAATATAAAGAAGTGCAATTTTAACAGTAGATCTCagtttatgtttgacacccctgccttaCAGGAAAGGAACTGTGCAAATCAATGCAAAGTGGTTCTGAGTAATAACATTTGCAAACACATCTATACTGATGGGAGTGGTCTTTTCCAGGACAATAATGCCCTCATCCATAGGGAATGAGGGCTCACTGAAATTTGATTTGGAGAAATCAATTCCAGAAACTGTACTTGTAGTGGACCTTTGCTGATACTTTCCCACATCCCTTAATTTGAATGCGCCCTATCGTTTCCAAATTTATATGTTTATGCTGTTTTGTATGATTTACTGTagcccctcagttcatcctctgtTTGAAACAAGCTGTTATAGCTCCTCATCATTTGAAACGTCTGCCACATGTATAAGTAATAAGtaataagtaaaagtatatcagtgatttttctttgatttgtgATCTGTCCATTTTGCGTTGTTTACCACACTTTAATGAAATATTAGAAAACCTTAGCTGAAAAATTACTAATGGACTAGAATATTCAATACTTTAAaagaatatattattattattaacaaaacAAAGCTTCTCCCATTTCCCACATGTTACACAGTCACAGTTGCTTCTCAGATATTTCACAATTTTTCAGATTTGTTCCCTTCCTTTACAAATAACGACTTTTGACCTTTGAATAATTTAGTTTAATTTGCATTCATTTGTGCAACTCTGGTTTTGATCATATGTTTTTAAACCTCTTTTTGTTACTAAAGCTCAAAAGTAAACTTAACTTGAAAAAGAAGGTGCATTAAAACGCAGTTTATTCCTAAAGACATGTAGCATACCAGTGTCTTAAGCAGCAGAATGAAGAAAACCCTCCAGCTCATGGAGAGCTGCCGTTCTGTCATGTGGCAATTGGACAGTCATTAAAATTATGCTGAAACATATGCCTTTATTACTTCTTTAACTGTTGCTACAACTTTTACAAATGCCTTGAGCTTATCTCCAACATGTGCTTTTACCTCTTATCATTAAGTGTCGATGACTTTATTCAGCAGTTCCTCTGAACTGCGCACACGGGCGCATGTTCCAGTGACCCACCATTGATCCCACAAAGGCAAGCCTTCGCCTGACAGCCAATAAAAGGAGGCCAGCCAAGGAGCCCCCGTCACACATAGTTCTGGCAACACTGAACCCTGAACTTACATCATCGAGTAAAGTAGGCCAAAGTTCAACTGCTGCAATCGTCACAGGAGGTTACCACACTGGCAGCGGCAGCCTGAATCAGAGACTATATCAATTGGatttgctttgctgcttcagggcAAAAGTTTATTTTACACTACAAAATGCTGAAAACTATGTGAGCATATATTACTGTTTATTTCAGAATTTTAAGATTGAAATCTTGTGCTATTGTCTCAGCCTTCTTTTTGATTGGATGGTAAGAGACGAACTGTTatcattctaaaaaaaaaaaagcatttgtcCAGGCAGTCTCCCCTTGAGTTTTCCCTCCAAAAACATGTGTTACtcagaaagagagacagagggagagacagCCACAGCAGTGAAAGCATAGCTACCTGCCTCTCTTTCATATCTGAGCCAGCTATCAGCGATCAGCGGCAGAGGGAACCGGTTATTCAAAGACGACATTACGTGCTGCTGCTGAGTAATGATTCACCAGCAGCCTGTTGCACACTGTGTTTTTCACATCTGCAGGGAACAACAGGTTCACCCAGCTAACGCAAGGGCCAACCCCCCCACCACCCCTCCTCCCTGACACACCTCCTCACCCTCTCCCTCCCCCATTCTAAACCCCCTCCCCACTCCCTCCCTTGTCTTGCGAGACATCCCAGGGTATAAAAAGGACAAAGCTCTCCATAGGAGATACAACTGACCAAGAAGGAGAAACAGTCCTCAACTCTCCTGCAAACAGGCAACAGGGACACCTCAGCAGATGAGACCAAGCTAAAGGCTCTGCACTCCAGGCAAACTACTGAAGGTAACCTACTGCTCTTTCTTTTCAGTGGGGCTCATGTTTAAAGTGAGGAGGGTAAAATAATATGAGGCAAAGTAATGTGAGGATCACTGCAGAATGAGAGGTATCTGCACAAGGATGCTGTTGCATCACCCAGAGTTTGATTTCTTGATGTTGCAGCAGtggagcactttttttttgAGAATATGTATGCACAAAActgacttttttaaaattctttttccCCCCATGTCTCTCTTTTATCCCAAATTTTACTCCACCTTGACCATTTTTCtgcttcattctttttttttttcattcttcttGGTCTGTCCTCATTTATGTCTTTATTTCCGAAACTTTATCCTCCTTTTATATTTTTCCTCTTCCTTGTCACCATATTATTCACCCATATTATTCAATTCCAACATTCTTCTACCATCTTCCTTTTTCCCCTTTCCTTTTCAAACCCCCACTTAAATCTTTCTTTCCAGACTTCCTGTCACCTTTTCCCCTCAGTCTATCAGCTCACGCTCTCTCCAGAACCTTCACCATGCCTCCTCAGATCCCGTCCCAGAACCAGAGTGGTCCCAGGATCCTGCAGGGTGATCTCAGTGCCCTCAGTCCAGCTGTAAGGGAGTTTTTGGAGACCAATATGACCCTGTGCCAGCCAGAGTCCATTCACATCTGTGATGGCTCAGACGAGGAGAACCTTGCCATCCTGACCCAGCTGGAGGAACAGGGGATGATCAAGAAGCTCACCAAATATGAGAACTGGTATGTTTGTTACACTCAGTGGTTTATGGaaggctttctttttttaagagacttatttagttatttagttagttatttttttatgtgagtGAGGGTTTCAAattgaaaaacagaagaaattaTTGCTAACGATAGCTTTAAATTTCTTGAATATAGCTTGGATTGTTTTTGTAGCTGGGACAGTGGTGCTTTGGTGCAGCTGGGAGATGCCCAGGGTTGTTGCTGTTGATAATTACAACACACATCATTCTGTCATCAGCAGCtgtttaaatataaaacatgccTGGAAAATTTCTACTTCTTGACAAACCAGTAGGTCTAGGTAGCTCAATCACACCATTCAATTTTACCAGCTGATATCAAGAAGACatattgattattattatattgaTTTGTGGCTGCTTTAGGAGATTTTAAAATCGTTGCCTACTTTAAAATAAAGtacaacaaattaaaatttaaaacaaaagtccTAAAGTTTTCAATATTTGTGCACTTCCTTTTCTTCTCCCTCTTCCTGCAGCTGGTTGGCCAGAACGGACCCGAGGGATGTGGCTCGTGTGGAGAGTAAGACAGTTATTGTTACCCAGGAACAGAAGGACACAGTGCCCACTCCACTAGGAGGTGGAATCAGCCAGCTGGGCCGCTGGATGCCCCCAGAAGAGTTCGACAAAGCCATGGCTCAGCGGTTCCCCGGCTGCATGAGAGGTACCAGAGACGAACGTGTTTCATAAATGCTATCAGTTCTTAACTCAAATATAGGACTAGAAAAACTTGAGAAATCAAAAGTTTTCACTCATCAATAGTACACTGactaaatgaatacattttttcccctttccggGACCGCATTGAGAATCTAGACAAGTATATCCACAGTGCAGCAGGTACTTTTTAGAAAGAAGAAACACTATCGGTGATTATTTTTACAAGTTACACTGcctttaaagtgtttaaatGAGCTGGAGGcaaattttcttcttttcctgacTGTCTGAATGTCTCAAATACCAAAAACCTTAAAATAATATTgaaataacataataataagaACATCCCTGTCTGTATCTATCCTCAGGTAGGACCATGTACGTGATTCCCTTCAGCATGGGTCCAGTAGGTTCCCCTCTCTCTAAGATTGGAGTACAGCTGACAGACTCTCCCTACGTGGTGGCCAGTATGAGGGTGATGACTCGTATGGGGAAAGCTGTTCTGACCGCCCTGGGGACTGGAGAATTTGTCCGCTGTCTGCACTCTGTCGGCTGTCCTCTGCCACTCAAAAGTATGTCAAAAACTGATCGACTCATTCTCTTGCAGCtatacggggggggggggggggggggggggggggggggcacagtaGCAATATGGAGGACTACTGCATATTGCTACTGTTTTACTATGAGTATGAATCAGTTACTCCTCTGATTACTGTTGCTCAATAATATTTTCACTTATATTTTAGTTACACAATAGCGCTTTTGCCACAAAACTGCTAATAGACCACTGAAATGAACAAATGTACTAATTTGTCTTTCAGAGCCTCTGGTGAATAACTGGCCCTGCAACCCTGAGCTGACACTAGTCGCTCACATCCCAGACCGCCGACAAATTATCTCATTTGGAAGTGGTTACGGAGGAAACTCTTTGCTGGGAAAGAAGTGTTTTGCCCTTCGCATTGCCTCACGCATTGCTAAAGAGGAAGGCTGGCTGGCCGAACATATGCTGgtaagaaatgaaaatgagacTGTCACTTAAATTTTGGATTCATCCAcattctgttcattttcatcaaACTAAATttccgaatttcccagaggaacccacccgagggattaataaagttttatcttatcttatctcaaATATTTCCTGTGTTCAGATCCTGGGCGTCACCAACCCTGCTGGAGAGAAGAAGTACATGGCAGCAGCCTTCCCCAGCGCCTGTGGAAAAACAAACCTGGCCATGCTCTGCCCCACGCTGCCTGGTTGGAAGGTTGAATGTGTGGGAGATGACATTGCATGGATGAAGTTTGATGACCAAGGTAAAGGAAGGATGTCTTTTTAAAGGTCTTCAAGGATGtacaaatgtcaaaaatgtcatAAATCCAGTACAGCGGACTTTAACATTTCTAATTTGTGTGTTCACCCTGGTTGTAGGAAACCTCAGAGCCATTAACCCAGAGAATGGCTTTTTTGGCGTTGCACCCGGCACCTCAGCCAAGACCAACCCCAATGCAATGGCAACAATCATCAAGAACACCATATTCACAAATGTTGCAGAGACAAGTGACGGTGGTGTGTACTGGGAGGGAATGGACCAGTCACTGCCCGAGGGAGTTACCATCACATCCTGGAAGAACAAACCTTGGCGCTCAGAAGATGGTAAGCAGCTCTTTGATTTTAAGCAACAGctcacaaaagaagaaaaagaagcaagacTACAAGATGTCTAAGATTTAAAACCAGTATTTAAGGTGGAAACAGAAGTGTAACGAAAGCAATTTTCAAATGTCttgtaacaagaaaaaaagcttttaatcTTTAATTGTTAGACCCAAATAATTTCAGAGTACAAGATTATATTATAAAAAATAGGGATAAATAACAGAAAGATCATATACTTTAAAACTGAGAAGAAGTGTGTGAGTgtcataaaagtaaaaagttcttagtttctttcttttttcttcttcttcttcgtagGCGAGCCCTGTGCTCATCCCAATTCTCGTTTTTGCACTCCGGCAAGACAGTGTCCCATTATTGACCCACAGTGGGAGTCTCCAGAGGGAGTGCCAATAGAGGCCATCATTTTTGGTGGGCGTAGACCAGAAGGTGAGAAGAGACTACAAAAGATGGAAATGAATACACCAGTTGCCCTTTGattaaatacatgaaataaaaataatacataaataCTTCTCAGAAAATAACTGGATAATGAATCTGCTTATTTTCAGGTGTTCCCCTTGTGTATGAAGCTTTTGACTGGCAGCATGGTGTGTTTGTTGGCGCTGCCATGAGGTCAGAGGCCACTGCTGCAGCCGAACACAAAGGTCAGCATACGATAGTGTCCTTTTTTGGTATGAAAGACAATCAGTGGATGTTTAAGGAGTTTCTTAGATGATCATTTTGACTTTTGCCTAATATTCTACAAATTGTTTTAGACTAGCGACAATTTAATCTgaaattctgcaaagaaaaaacCACTTTCAGAATTCTTGAATGACAACAAATAACACATGAATGTCATTCACGTTAACATACAGTGTACTGACAAATCTCTAATTACTTTTTCTTCCAGGCAAAGTAATAATGCATGACCCCTTCGCTATGCGCCCCTTCTTTGGCTACAACTTTGGCCAGTATCTCTCTCACTGGCTGAGCATGGCTGATCGCCCCGGTGCCAAGCTTCCTAAGATCTTCCATGTCAACTGGTTCCGCAAGAGCCCCACTGCCGGCTTTCTTTGGCCCGGGTTTGGTGAAAATATCCGCGTTCTGGACTGGATGTTCAGACGGGTGAATGGCGAGGAGGGCGCCATGCCATCAGCAGTGGGCTACCTGCCTTGTAGAGACTCCCTAAATCTCCAGGGCCTTCAGGGACATGTGGACCTGGATGAGCTGTTCTCCCTGGATCAGGAATTCTGGCAGAGGGAGGTGGATGAGATCAGGAAATACTTCACCACACAGGTGAACGCTGACCTGCCCAATGAGGTAGCCCAGCAACTGGCTCTCCTGCAGCAGAGGGTGAAGCAAATGTGAAGAGGAAAAAGCCACATGTTAGCAGCTGTAAACAATTGTAGGGTTAATTCTCCAGACTATTTGTCTGTAATTCTAGACTACAGTGTTGGCAATAATAGAATAACATGTAAGACATTCTGGAAATTAAATTAAGTAACTGGGAAACAACATCTTAAAATCATAGAACATAGTATGAATAGCTAGATTATCTCTTTGACGTAGTCTTAATTTATAGTAAGGCCTTTATATCCTTAAGAAAATGAGCAGTTTTCCTTACAGCATTTGGTTATTACCACTGTGACATTCTATAATCTGCTTGGGCTGTTCATTACAAAAAATCCATGCAAATCATGGAGAATGTAAATCATGAAACTGTAGGAATAGTAAAGATAAACCTTCCTGACCATGCTCATTAGAACTATCTCAGCGAGATAATATCAGTAACGACTGCTACATTTCCATGCATCTTCATCTTCATTTGTAGTagcaatattttttcttctgttgttcCAATGTATTGTCCTATTGTCAGAAGTCTTCTATTTAATAATAACTTATTGTGAATGCACATCTTACTGTCATTGTCGTATCGAATTATATGACAGAGACAGAGTCTACGTTAGCTCAGGTCTCACAAAAGGgaattttgtattatttttgccttaatttatttttatactgACTTAGTATCACCTGGTTCTCTTGTGTTGTAATCTAAGCCCCCAATGAGGTGAAACAACAATAAAAGTATTTAAACTTACTCGTCGTTCTGTTTCATTTTTCACGGATCTGgttttgttattattgttttattttgtaagtgttgaaaagaataaaatcaagCATTATTATATCAAGCTGATACAACACCTCCATCACGTCATATACACCTGCTAGGAATAAATAATGAGCATTTAATTGAGTTAAAAGTCAAAACTAAACTTCAACTAAACTACATGTATCTATATATCTGTAAACAGCAATAATCTAAAAATAGTCTTAGTTTGTGCTAAAATATCTGaaatcagtctttcaaatactAAGAAtgccaaaacaaagaaaacatgattATATAATGCATCTTTGACACTGCTATTTAAAATAAGACTTTACACTTGGTGGAATACTCTTTCTTGGCAAGCAAAGCTGTCAAATATTTCATGCAGTTTGTCCTGCGGTTTGCATACATCTACCTCTCCTCTTTTCAGATCTTCTCATAATCTTTTAGTTCAAAGGTTGTTGCTTGGAAACCACAGAGCTTCATTTCTCTCTATAGGTTTTCTGTTGGACTAAGACCCAGACAGTGGTTAAGGTGCTCCATGACTTTACTGTACTTCTTCCTGTATGATTTGGGTTATTGTCTTGCTGGAAGACCTATTCATGAGTCACTTTCAGTCCTTGGCTGAGTGATTAATGTCATGCAGTCACCCTGTACTTCTGGCACAAACACATTCCCAAAGCCTAAAGTTTCCATCTCCATGTTTTGGGATAGTATTCTCTGTGTCATCTTCAGCAAATGCAACCAGTAAATTGATGCAAAAATTGCTCAATTTTGGCCTCGTCTACCACATCACACTCTCTCAAGGCCTGAACATGGGTCCTCCGGGATTTCAAACCATCACAGCACAATG of Maylandia zebra isolate NMK-2024a linkage group LG5, Mzebra_GT3a, whole genome shotgun sequence contains these proteins:
- the pck1 gene encoding phosphoenolpyruvate carboxykinase, cytosolic [GTP] → MPPQIPSQNQSGPRILQGDLSALSPAVREFLETNMTLCQPESIHICDGSDEENLAILTQLEEQGMIKKLTKYENCWLARTDPRDVARVESKTVIVTQEQKDTVPTPLGGGISQLGRWMPPEEFDKAMAQRFPGCMRGRTMYVIPFSMGPVGSPLSKIGVQLTDSPYVVASMRVMTRMGKAVLTALGTGEFVRCLHSVGCPLPLKKPLVNNWPCNPELTLVAHIPDRRQIISFGSGYGGNSLLGKKCFALRIASRIAKEEGWLAEHMLILGVTNPAGEKKYMAAAFPSACGKTNLAMLCPTLPGWKVECVGDDIAWMKFDDQGNLRAINPENGFFGVAPGTSAKTNPNAMATIIKNTIFTNVAETSDGGVYWEGMDQSLPEGVTITSWKNKPWRSEDGEPCAHPNSRFCTPARQCPIIDPQWESPEGVPIEAIIFGGRRPEGVPLVYEAFDWQHGVFVGAAMRSEATAAAEHKGKVIMHDPFAMRPFFGYNFGQYLSHWLSMADRPGAKLPKIFHVNWFRKSPTAGFLWPGFGENIRVLDWMFRRVNGEEGAMPSAVGYLPCRDSLNLQGLQGHVDLDELFSLDQEFWQREVDEIRKYFTTQVNADLPNEVAQQLALLQQRVKQM